Proteins co-encoded in one Coraliomargarita parva genomic window:
- a CDS encoding NADH-quinone oxidoreductase subunit N, producing MNDSLLQLLRGYSATNEWVAIMPEIMLAVLALSMLAAEMVLPASRQGLIPRLAIWGQVLILAVTWSAANCFGFHEQTLFSGLIYQSDITQLMRIFFLISSILVCYLGQIYLSKQSLAKTEFYHLVMIISAAMMLLVQSSNFVMLFVTLETVTVAFYVLVAYCRTSSLSLEGGLKYLILGAMSSAILLFGIVLLYGVAGNPALEGASTDSLNFTELTNFIILHADNLIVRVGALLVVAGICFKIGAVPFQIWVPDVYQGAPTPVTAYLAVASKAAGFIVLLQLVTGPFIGLSSMIVPFLSFIAAATILFGNIAAVTQRNLKRLMGLSGVAHAGYLLLGVVASLQIHWAKYAVIFYLVTYLLASFAVFGVMSIAAKKEDANQELEDYRNFARKRPFLGGVLAFGLGSLAGIPPLGGFIGKLFLFVAAFQAGLYGLLGIAIVGVVISIYYYFGWIREAFFSQPTEEVVQETGYRDTSADRFILGALVVATVILGVFPGVFPVMP from the coding sequence ATGAACGATTCGCTTCTTCAACTCCTTCGCGGCTACTCCGCGACCAATGAATGGGTCGCGATCATGCCTGAAATCATGCTGGCCGTGTTGGCCTTGAGTATGCTCGCGGCTGAAATGGTCCTTCCCGCTTCCCGTCAGGGGCTCATCCCGCGTCTCGCTATCTGGGGGCAGGTCCTGATCCTCGCGGTCACCTGGTCGGCGGCCAATTGCTTCGGCTTTCATGAGCAAACGCTCTTCAGCGGTCTGATCTATCAGAGCGACATTACCCAACTGATGCGGATCTTCTTCCTCATCAGTTCGATCCTAGTCTGCTATCTCGGCCAGATCTATCTTTCCAAACAATCGCTGGCGAAGACCGAGTTCTATCACTTGGTCATGATCATCTCCGCCGCGATGATGCTGCTCGTCCAGAGCAGCAACTTCGTGATGCTCTTTGTCACACTGGAAACCGTGACCGTCGCGTTCTACGTGCTGGTGGCCTACTGCCGGACCAGTTCGCTTTCCCTTGAGGGCGGCCTGAAGTACCTGATCCTAGGTGCCATGAGCTCGGCCATTCTTCTGTTCGGGATCGTGCTGCTCTACGGTGTGGCCGGCAATCCCGCCTTGGAAGGCGCCAGTACGGATTCACTCAACTTTACGGAACTGACGAATTTCATCATCCTGCATGCGGACAACCTGATCGTACGGGTCGGGGCTTTGCTGGTGGTGGCCGGCATCTGCTTTAAGATCGGTGCGGTACCCTTCCAGATCTGGGTGCCCGACGTCTATCAGGGTGCACCCACTCCGGTGACCGCCTATCTGGCCGTGGCTTCTAAGGCGGCCGGCTTTATTGTCCTACTGCAGCTTGTGACCGGTCCCTTCATCGGGCTGAGCAGCATGATCGTTCCTTTCCTTTCCTTCATTGCGGCGGCCACGATCCTCTTCGGCAATATCGCAGCCGTGACGCAGCGTAACCTGAAGCGCCTGATGGGCCTTTCGGGGGTGGCGCACGCCGGCTACCTGCTTTTGGGGGTGGTCGCATCGCTGCAAATTCACTGGGCCAAGTATGCCGTCATCTTCTATTTGGTGACCTACCTGCTGGCTTCCTTCGCCGTCTTCGGCGTGATGTCGATTGCTGCGAAAAAGGAAGATGCCAATCAGGAGCTGGAAGATTACCGCAATTTCGCCCGCAAGCGTCCCTTCCTTGGCGGCGTGCTCGCCTTTGGTCTGGGTTCCCTGGCCGGCATTCCCCCGCTGGGTGGTTTCATCGGTAAGCTCTTCCTCTTTGTGGCCGCTTTCCAAGCCGGGCTCTACGGCCTGCTGGGCATCGCGATCGTCGGGGTGGTGATTTCCATCTACTACTATTTCGGCTGGATCCGCGAAGCCTTCTTCAGTCAGCCGACCGAGGAAGTGGTACAGGAAACCGGCTATCGCGACACCTCCGCGGACCGCTTCATCCTTGGCGCGCTGGTCGTGGCGACCGTGATCCTCGGTGTGTTCCCCGGTGTGTTCCCGGTCATGCCCTAG